In Cryptomeria japonica chromosome 10, Sugi_1.0, whole genome shotgun sequence, a genomic segment contains:
- the LOC131858910 gene encoding disease resistance protein Roq1-like, with the protein MVVSAVIKEVKKTHLLEVAKSPVGLNELVEDCERKCCLNEKKRGNILGIFEMGGSRKTTLAKELYNCKHLEFKASCFLFDVREASATSQLPSLQTKLLKDLVEENHPKFGSQEEGKNYLKNRFGKRGISLSFLIVVDDIDHADQLDALSVMDMLNIDSLAIVTARDERVLVRAGITARYKMKEMNLIHSRQLFCWHAFGHPNPTPGYENLVESFVKRCGGLPLSLQVIGRLAFGRNDKEHWKLVLNKEKSMAIRIWEGLGWCAEHSLQTLKEKCLVEEETNIYKSTLRMHDHLQDLGRGMAHELNLPPRIWRPQHLRTLESEGYEKILATAKGHSFRCLNSIFEMSIRSQITYFLGNRDDYSNTSVALLWFELDLSWHWHKSIPSWIPLQNLQCLKIKRGHLKRLWPRTLQVTCYKCSRSSSTIHQQEEERYGSRQLFLYETASHYPRLESLHLVSIESLIKLSIIGPPTMHFLAVEDCKKLLSISEEFDLAKLVIFDCPKLQTLPSLANSRFLERITVDKCWRLRKGVNAPATLKYLHYYAAPKLVNSFISTRKTMPSELTSIIGKAVHGAESTLNATLCSHGDVVRIRLPEGESICCSLEEGEWVWNIVVNDPELIKHAQHYIAESYWIPTMDYPRLDSRIKKGYVCTIDTGQEGQLTQLLSMIIGQLYNRG; encoded by the exons ATGGTAGTGTCAGCTGTCATAAAAGAGGTAAAAAAGACACACCTGCTAGAAGTTGCAAAGAGTCCAGTAGGACTTAATGAACTCGTAGAAGATTGTGAAAGGAAATGTTGCCTCAATGAAAAGAAGAGAGGCAATATCCTTGGGATTTTCGAAATGGGTGGATCTAGAAAAACAACTCTTGCCAAAGAACTGTATAACTGCAAGCATTTAGAATTTAAAGCTTCCTGTTTTTTGTTTGACGTGAGAGAAGCATCTGCCACAAGCCAGTTGCCCTCCCTTCAAACCAAGCTTTTGAAAGATCTTGTTGAGGAGAATCATCCTAAATTTGGAAGTCAAGAGGAAGGGAAAAATTATCTTAAAAACCGTTTCGGAAAAAGAGGTATCTCCTTGAGCTTTTTAAttgttgtggatgatattgatCACGCAGACCAATTAGATGCTTTATCGGTCATGGATATGCTGAATATAGATAGTTTGGCAATTGTGACCGCCCGTGATGAGAGAGTCCTAGTGCGGGCTGGAATTACTGCTCGTTATAAGATGAAAGAAATGAATCTAATTCATAGCAGGCAGCTTTTCTGTTGGCATGCATTTGGCCACCCAAATCCTACCCCAGGATATGAGAATCTCGTGGAGAGTTTCGTTAAAAGGTGTGGGGGTTTACCTCTATCTCTCCAAGTGATTGGTCGGCTTGCTTTTGGCCGGAATGATAAGGAACACTGGAAGCTAGTATTGAATAAA GAGAAAAGTATGGCCATAAGAATTTGGGAGGGATTAGGATGGTGTGCGGAACACTCACTTCAAACACTGAAAGAAAAGTGCCTTGTTGAAGAGGAAACCAACATTTACAAGTCTACTTTGAGAATGCACGACCACCTCCAGGATTTGGGACGAGGAATGGCACACGAATTGAACCTTCCTCCTCGCATATGGCGTCCTCAGCATCTTCGTACTTTG GAATCAGAGGGATATGAAAAAATCCTAGCCACAGCTAAAGGCCATAGTTTCAGGTGTCTCAATTCTATTTTTGAGATGTCTATTCGATCCCAAATTACCTATTTTTTGGGTAATAGAGATGATTACTCTAACACATCAGTAGCCTTGTTATGGTTCGAGCTTGACCTCAGTTGGCATTGGCACAAGAGCATTCCCTCGTGGattcctctgcaaaatttgcagTGTTTGAAAATCAAGAGAGGACATCTTAAAAGATTATGGCCAAGAACTTTACAG GTAACTTGCTATAAATGTTCGAGATCATCCTCTACCATTCATcagcaagaagaagaaagataTGGTTCGAGACAACTATTTCTTTATGAAACAGCATCG CACTATCCCAGACTTGAATCTTTGCATCTTGTATCCATTGAATCTCTGATTAAACTGAGCATAATAGGGCCACCAACAATGCATTTTCTTGCAGTGGAAGATTGTAAGAAATTGCTAAGCATATCAGAAGAATTTGATCTAGCAAAGCTTGTAATATTTGATTGTCCGAAACTTCAAACGCTGCCCAGTCTAGCAAATTCACGCTTCCTAGAGAGAATTACCGTGGATAAATGTTGGCGTCTTAGAAAAGGTGTTAATGCACCGGCAACACTAAAATATTTGCACTATTATGCTGCCCCTAAACTTGTAAATAGTTTCATCTCCACCCGGAAG ACAATGCCGTCAGAATTAACTAGTATAATTGGAAAAGCAGTCCATGGAGCAGAGTCGACCTTAAATGCAACTCTCTG CTCACATGGAGACGTTGTACGGATCAGGCTGCCAGAGGGTGAATCCATATGCTGCTCTCTGGAGGAAGGAGAATGGGTGTGGAATATTGTTGTTAACGATCCTGAACTGATAAAGCATGCACAACATTATATTGCAGAATCCTATTGGATTCCGACAATGGATTATCCTCGTCTCGACAGTAGAATAAAGAAGGGGTATGTCTGCACCATCGACACAGGCCAGGAAGGACAACTCACTCAATTATTGTCTATGATTATTGGTCAACTTTACAATCGAGGATGA